Proteins encoded together in one Gemmatimonadota bacterium DH-78 window:
- a CDS encoding glycosyltransferase, with translation MPAKNGRVRVLHCIQNLNYGGMERVLSDLVRGVDHDAFEPHVLTLQYRGRYGEGLDGHATLHDGPDQGPLAMIQPVQLANAIADIDPDVVHLHSGVWYKAVRASRLAGVPRVVYTEHGRRPPPEALLTRVLDGFAARVTDHIVAVSEATSVQLQDGPKVPAERIHVIPNGIDTDRFSPGPSTFRAAHGISDDTVLIGSVGRLEPVKGYATLLRGLRTLLDRADVKVPVHLVMAGDGSQREELEALAGTLDLCGHVTFLGWWDDPEGLLRALDVFALTSVSEGTSISLLEAMSTGCCPVVTRVGGNPHVLGDELAHRMVESKDPESVGAGLADAVIDRERRVADGDRGRRRVNDVFAVNRMVEAYSRLYTEQ, from the coding sequence ATGCCGGCGAAGAACGGGCGGGTGCGGGTGCTCCACTGCATTCAGAACCTGAACTACGGCGGCATGGAGCGGGTGCTCTCCGACCTGGTGCGCGGGGTGGATCACGACGCCTTCGAACCCCACGTGCTCACGCTCCAGTACCGGGGTCGGTACGGCGAGGGACTGGACGGCCACGCCACCCTGCACGACGGCCCGGACCAGGGTCCCCTGGCGATGATCCAGCCCGTGCAGCTGGCCAACGCGATCGCCGACATCGATCCCGACGTGGTGCATCTGCACTCGGGGGTCTGGTACAAGGCGGTGCGCGCCAGTCGTCTGGCCGGGGTGCCTCGGGTGGTGTACACCGAGCACGGCCGGCGCCCGCCCCCGGAGGCCCTGCTGACCCGTGTGCTCGACGGCTTCGCCGCGCGGGTGACCGACCACATCGTGGCCGTCAGCGAGGCGACCTCCGTGCAGCTGCAGGACGGCCCGAAGGTGCCCGCCGAGCGAATCCACGTGATTCCCAACGGCATCGATACCGATCGCTTCTCTCCGGGCCCCTCCACCTTCCGGGCCGCCCACGGCATCTCCGACGACACGGTGCTGATCGGGAGCGTGGGCCGGCTGGAGCCGGTGAAGGGGTACGCCACCCTGCTCCGGGGGCTTCGAACGCTGCTCGATCGGGCCGATGTGAAGGTGCCCGTGCATCTGGTGATGGCGGGCGACGGGTCGCAGCGCGAGGAGCTGGAGGCGCTGGCCGGCACCCTCGACCTGTGCGGCCACGTGACGTTTCTCGGGTGGTGGGACGATCCGGAGGGGCTGCTGCGCGCGCTCGACGTGTTCGCCCTCACCTCGGTGAGCGAAGGCACCTCGATCAGTCTGCTCGAGGCGATGAGCACGGGGTGCTGCCCGGTGGTGACCCGGGTGGGCGGCAACCCGCACGTGCTCGGCGACGAACTGGCGCACCGCATGGTCGAGTCGAAAGACCCCGAGTCGGTGGGCGCGGGGCTGGCGGATGCGGTGATCGACCGGGAGCGGCGGGTGGCCGACGGGGACCGCGGGCGGCGGCGGGTGAACGACGTGTTCGCGGTGAACCGCATGGTCGAGGCGTATTCGCGGCTCTACACCGAACAGTGA
- a CDS encoding polysaccharide deacetylase family protein → MVKRVVERGLHLAGIPGRRIRGRSSGTVILSYHNVVPRGESPVGDRSLHIDQARFGAHLDRLADTHDIVPLGTLVPGTAPSGRPRAAITFDDAYLGTITAGFEELARRGMPATVFVPAGLLGCEGFWWDRLASTSGGLSPSVRDHAMERLGGHQHRVLDHAVAEGRRPEALPDHARPADEPTLLRAVADSDFTLGSHTWHHVNLAGVPLDEALTEMRRGHEWLRTLENRERAVDWLAYPYGHSTPEVEAAAGAVARCAVRVEGGAAEVQGRWVAADHRLPRVNVPAGLTSDGLSLRLAGLR, encoded by the coding sequence ATGGTGAAGCGGGTGGTGGAGCGGGGACTCCATCTGGCCGGCATCCCCGGGCGTCGCATCCGCGGGCGGTCGTCCGGCACGGTGATCCTCTCCTATCACAACGTGGTGCCCCGGGGAGAGTCGCCGGTCGGAGACCGCAGCCTCCACATCGATCAGGCCCGCTTCGGCGCGCACCTCGATCGCCTCGCCGACACGCACGACATCGTGCCGCTCGGGACCCTCGTGCCCGGCACCGCGCCCAGCGGACGCCCCCGGGCGGCGATCACCTTCGACGACGCCTACCTGGGCACGATCACCGCGGGATTCGAGGAGCTCGCCCGGCGGGGCATGCCGGCCACCGTCTTCGTGCCGGCCGGACTGCTGGGGTGCGAGGGGTTCTGGTGGGACCGCCTCGCCTCGACCTCGGGCGGGCTGTCGCCCTCGGTGCGCGACCACGCCATGGAGCGCCTCGGGGGGCACCAGCACCGCGTGCTCGACCACGCGGTGGCCGAGGGGCGCAGGCCCGAGGCTCTGCCCGACCACGCCCGCCCGGCCGACGAGCCCACCCTTCTCCGGGCGGTGGCCGACTCCGACTTCACGCTGGGCTCGCACACCTGGCACCACGTCAATCTGGCGGGGGTGCCGCTCGACGAGGCGCTGACCGAGATGCGGCGGGGCCACGAGTGGCTGCGCACGCTGGAGAATCGGGAGCGAGCGGTGGACTGGCTGGCCTACCCGTACGGGCATTCCACCCCCGAGGTGGAGGCGGCCGCAGGGGCGGTCGCGCGGTGTGCCGTGCGGGTGGAGGGCGGAGCCGCGGAGGTGCAGGGACGCTGGGTGGCGGCCGATCATCGTCTACCGCGTGTGAACGTGCCCGCGGGGCTCACCTCCGACGGGCTTTCCCTCCGCCTCGCCGGCCTTCGCTGA
- a CDS encoding XrtA system polysaccharide deacetylase, whose protein sequence is MTARPRHHFTVDVEEFFHGTAFERHIPRDRWSAWPRRAPAIMDRLLEVLDGHGTRATFFIVGWLAELEPDMVRRCAEEGHEIASHSWDHRLVTVQTPEAFRESIRRNRALLEDLTGTAVVGFRAPSFSIVPGAEWAFDALLEEGYRYDASLFPIRGHPTYGYPEAPLDPHWIRRPSGAIAELPATTLTVAGRRLPASGGAYFRFFPYGYLKSAFRQAENRGEPAMFYIHPWEFDVAPDVDVPFKTRLRAFHGLDRTWSRVDRLLRDFDFQTVVETVDAMTPPDA, encoded by the coding sequence ATGACCGCCCGCCCCCGCCACCACTTCACCGTCGACGTCGAGGAGTTCTTCCACGGCACGGCCTTCGAGCGGCACATTCCCCGCGACCGCTGGTCGGCCTGGCCCCGGCGCGCGCCGGCCATCATGGACCGGCTTCTCGAGGTGCTCGACGGGCACGGTACCCGCGCCACCTTTTTCATCGTGGGCTGGCTGGCCGAGCTCGAGCCGGACATGGTGCGGCGCTGCGCCGAGGAGGGGCACGAGATCGCCTCGCACTCGTGGGACCACCGACTGGTGACGGTGCAGACGCCCGAGGCCTTTCGGGAGTCGATTCGCCGCAACCGCGCGCTGCTCGAGGATCTGACCGGCACCGCGGTGGTGGGCTTCCGCGCCCCGAGCTTCTCGATCGTGCCCGGGGCCGAGTGGGCCTTCGACGCTCTGCTCGAGGAGGGTTACCGCTACGATGCGAGTCTCTTCCCGATCCGGGGGCACCCCACCTACGGATACCCGGAGGCACCGCTCGATCCGCACTGGATTCGGCGGCCCTCGGGCGCGATCGCCGAACTTCCCGCCACCACGCTGACGGTGGCCGGTCGGCGGCTGCCGGCCTCGGGTGGCGCCTACTTCCGGTTCTTTCCCTATGGTTACCTCAAGTCCGCCTTTCGGCAGGCCGAGAACCGGGGGGAACCGGCCATGTTCTACATCCATCCGTGGGAGTTCGATGTCGCTCCCGACGTCGACGTGCCCTTCAAGACGCGACTCCGGGCCTTTCACGGACTCGACCGGACCTGGTCCCGCGTGGACCGGCTGCTCCGGGACTTCGACTTTCAGACGGTCGTGGAGACCGTCGATGCGATGACCCCTCCCGATGCCTGA
- a CDS encoding FemAB family XrtA/PEP-CTERM system-associated protein produces MPDSAAHATALDLVDWTDGPAWDDFVASAEGGTFCHLWGWREVFGEGFGHPVHYRAAVRNGRIEGVHPLVHVRSRLFGNYLVSMPFLNYGGPLGSEPARTALADDARRLAAARGVDLLELRSRRALDTDLEEVHRKVTVVLPLGDDADHLFTKGLKSKVRSQVRRPMKAGMEARVGPECVDDFYGVFAEHMRDLGTPVLPRSLFHDLVRVFPDRVVFAGVYLDDRPVAGGCGFLFGDEFEITWASSLREFNREAPNMLLYWGLMEEMVARGVPLFNFGRCTPGGGTHRFKLQWGGDDEPLPWYQWSEDGRNATPNPDGGFGLAVRAWQKLPLPVANTLGPWLARRIP; encoded by the coding sequence ATGCCTGATTCCGCCGCGCACGCCACCGCTCTCGACCTCGTCGACTGGACCGACGGCCCGGCCTGGGACGACTTCGTGGCCTCGGCCGAGGGGGGCACCTTCTGCCACCTCTGGGGGTGGCGCGAGGTGTTCGGCGAGGGCTTCGGGCACCCCGTGCACTACCGCGCCGCGGTGAGGAACGGCCGCATCGAAGGGGTGCATCCGCTCGTGCACGTGCGCAGCCGGCTGTTCGGCAACTACCTCGTGTCGATGCCCTTCCTGAACTACGGGGGGCCGCTCGGGTCGGAGCCGGCGCGCACGGCCCTCGCCGACGACGCCCGCCGGCTCGCCGCCGCCAGGGGGGTGGATCTGCTCGAGCTCCGGAGTCGCCGGGCCCTCGACACGGATCTCGAAGAGGTGCACCGCAAGGTGACCGTGGTGCTGCCGCTCGGCGACGACGCGGACCACCTCTTCACGAAAGGGCTGAAGTCGAAGGTGCGCAGTCAGGTGCGCCGGCCCATGAAGGCGGGCATGGAGGCGCGCGTGGGTCCCGAGTGCGTGGACGACTTCTACGGCGTCTTCGCCGAGCACATGCGCGACCTCGGCACCCCGGTGCTCCCGCGCAGTCTCTTTCACGACCTCGTGCGGGTGTTTCCCGACCGGGTGGTGTTCGCGGGGGTCTATCTCGACGACCGCCCGGTGGCCGGCGGATGCGGCTTTCTCTTCGGCGACGAGTTCGAGATCACCTGGGCCTCGTCGCTGCGGGAGTTCAACCGCGAGGCGCCCAACATGCTGCTGTACTGGGGGCTGATGGAGGAGATGGTGGCGCGCGGCGTGCCGCTCTTCAATTTCGGGCGCTGCACCCCCGGCGGCGGCACCCACCGCTTCAAGTTGCAGTGGGGTGGGGACGACGAGCCGCTGCCCTGGTACCAGTGGTCGGAGGACGGGCGCAACGCGACCCCGAACCCGGACGGGGGCTTCGGCCTGGCGGTGCGGGCCTGGCAGAAGCTGCCCCTGCCGGTGGCCAACACCCTCGGGCCCTGGCTCGCCCGACGCATTCCGTAA
- a CDS encoding DegT/DnrJ/EryC1/StrS family aminotransferase: MRQVPPAHTPIPPAALARLAAPAGGAEAELRAVLAERWPGTEAVLVGSGTQALTLGLAALAGPEGEIALPGWGCYDLASAAVGAGVGVRLYDLDPRTLQPDPVSLARAADGAAVGVVVSFFGIPVEPARLPTDEDTLWIHDAAQAHGARFGRDSIDARADATVLSFGRGKGWTGLGGGALLLRTDRARAAVEVPALGEEVQGRLGMLVRGGAQWLLGRPAIYGLPARIPALGLGETHYHPPRRVHRMAEIAPAVLLATRAEADAEAEVRRREAAALRAALTQAAEGRLVDAIEVRAQAEPGYLRFPVLDRGGADRERGAALGVLPSYPRPLDTLEPLKPLLRTADPLPGCSRLARDLLTLPTHSRMSSRDRARLRAWSTASASVSQP, translated from the coding sequence GTGCGACAGGTACCTCCCGCCCACACTCCCATCCCCCCCGCCGCGCTCGCCCGCCTGGCTGCGCCGGCCGGCGGCGCGGAGGCCGAGCTCCGGGCGGTGCTCGCCGAGCGCTGGCCGGGCACCGAGGCGGTGCTGGTGGGCAGCGGAACGCAGGCGCTCACCCTGGGCCTCGCCGCCCTCGCCGGCCCCGAGGGCGAGATCGCCCTGCCCGGGTGGGGGTGCTACGACCTCGCGTCGGCGGCGGTCGGGGCGGGGGTGGGCGTCCGGCTCTACGACCTCGATCCCCGCACTCTCCAGCCCGATCCCGTATCGCTGGCCCGCGCCGCCGATGGCGCAGCCGTGGGGGTGGTGGTGTCGTTCTTCGGCATCCCGGTCGAGCCGGCGCGACTGCCCACCGACGAAGACACCCTCTGGATCCACGACGCCGCCCAGGCGCACGGTGCGCGCTTCGGGCGCGACTCGATCGATGCGCGCGCCGATGCGACCGTGCTCAGCTTCGGACGGGGGAAGGGGTGGACCGGGTTGGGAGGGGGCGCCCTGCTCCTGCGCACCGACCGGGCCCGCGCCGCGGTGGAGGTGCCGGCGCTCGGCGAGGAGGTGCAGGGACGACTCGGCATGCTCGTGCGCGGCGGGGCGCAGTGGCTTCTCGGGCGCCCCGCGATCTACGGGCTGCCGGCGCGAATCCCCGCCCTCGGTCTGGGTGAGACGCACTACCACCCGCCCCGGCGCGTCCACCGCATGGCCGAGATCGCCCCGGCCGTGCTGCTGGCGACCCGGGCCGAGGCCGATGCCGAGGCGGAAGTGCGCCGCCGGGAGGCCGCGGCGCTGCGGGCGGCGCTGACGCAGGCGGCGGAGGGTCGCCTGGTGGATGCGATCGAGGTGCGTGCGCAGGCCGAGCCCGGCTACCTCCGCTTTCCGGTGCTGGATCGGGGCGGCGCGGACCGCGAGCGGGGCGCGGCCCTGGGCGTTCTGCCCAGCTACCCCCGGCCGCTCGACACCCTGGAGCCCCTCAAGCCGCTTCTGCGCACTGCCGATCCTCTGCCTGGATGCTCGCGTCTCGCGCGCGATCTGCTGACCCTGCCCACACATTCCCGGATGTCGTCGCGCGACCGTGCCCGCCTGCGGGCCTGGAGCACCGCGTCGGCCTCCGTTTCCCAGCCCTGA
- a CDS encoding glycosyltransferase produces MPSAVTPILLVVGALLVASGVLLPLYTFLGYPALLSLRSGGRRRRTPPPDPQEWPRVTVAVPAYNEAAQIRDTIEGLLALDYPADRIERVIVSDASSDGTDEIVLEYADRGIELKRVEARGGKTVAENVVAPSLNGEIIVNTDASIRLEPDAVKALVRYFADPTVGVASGRDVSIENRHDEANAGETRYVNYEMWLRDLETRAGGGIVGASGSLYAIRAELHRHPVPGHLSRDFASALTARDHGYRAVTVNEAVCYVPRTHSLSREYRRKVRTITRGMETLGWKKHLLNPFRHGVFAWMLFSHKVCRWLIPVAAVALWLGAVLVAAGLGWTPAVIALVVGLVAGLGLAWVGQARPDDRPLPGVLSLGAFAALSNIAILRAWFRAWRGAGQAVWEPTRRKTA; encoded by the coding sequence GTGCCCTCTGCCGTGACCCCGATTCTTCTCGTCGTCGGAGCGCTGCTGGTCGCCTCCGGCGTGCTTCTGCCCCTCTACACCTTTCTCGGGTACCCGGCGCTGCTGAGCCTCCGCTCCGGGGGACGCCGGCGTCGCACCCCTCCGCCCGATCCGCAGGAGTGGCCCCGCGTGACCGTGGCGGTGCCCGCCTACAACGAGGCGGCGCAGATCCGCGACACCATCGAGGGACTGCTCGCTCTCGACTACCCCGCCGACCGTATCGAGCGGGTGATCGTGTCGGACGCCTCCAGCGACGGCACCGACGAGATCGTGCTCGAGTATGCGGACCGGGGCATCGAGTTGAAGCGCGTGGAGGCGCGGGGTGGCAAGACGGTGGCCGAAAACGTGGTCGCGCCGTCGCTGAACGGCGAGATCATCGTCAACACCGATGCGTCGATCCGGCTGGAGCCCGACGCCGTGAAGGCGCTCGTCCGGTACTTCGCCGACCCCACCGTGGGGGTGGCCTCGGGCCGCGACGTGAGCATCGAGAATCGCCACGACGAGGCCAACGCGGGCGAGACGCGCTACGTGAACTACGAGATGTGGCTGCGCGATCTCGAGACCCGTGCCGGTGGCGGGATCGTCGGCGCTTCCGGCTCGCTCTACGCGATTCGCGCGGAGCTGCACCGCCACCCGGTGCCGGGCCACCTGTCCCGCGACTTCGCCTCGGCCCTCACCGCCCGCGATCACGGGTACCGCGCGGTGACGGTGAACGAGGCGGTCTGCTACGTGCCGCGCACCCACTCGCTCAGCCGCGAGTACCGGCGCAAGGTGCGCACGATCACCCGGGGCATGGAAACGCTCGGGTGGAAGAAGCACCTGCTCAACCCGTTCCGCCACGGGGTGTTCGCCTGGATGCTCTTCAGCCACAAGGTGTGCCGGTGGCTGATCCCGGTGGCGGCCGTGGCGCTCTGGCTCGGCGCGGTGCTGGTGGCCGCCGGCCTCGGGTGGACGCCCGCGGTGATCGCGCTCGTGGTCGGGCTGGTCGCCGGTCTGGGGCTGGCCTGGGTCGGGCAGGCGCGCCCCGACGATCGCCCGCTGCCGGGGGTGCTGTCGCTCGGCGCGTTCGCGGCCCTCAGCAACATCGCGATCCTCCGCGCGTGGTTCCGTGCATGGCGGGGCGCGGGGCAGGCGGTGTGGGAACCCACCCGCCGGAAGACGGCCTGA
- a CDS encoding sugar transferase, whose amino-acid sequence MNQAAEKLTSTSSSPRSTGTVRLKVEDGGLRSRRVAVQRRRDWNERAVRSLNLAVAAIGLVLTAPLQLVIAILVKMSSPGPVFYTQDRVGIDRRRGEPTPEQLSRRIQDHGGRLFRIYKFRTMRPAAPTANQVWAAENDPRITKIGGILRKYRLDELPQLWNVLKGDMNIVGPRPEQPEIFKNLRDQVDAYPRRQRVLPGITGLAQVSHHYDRSVDDVRTKVRYDLEYIHRRSLVEDLRIMARTLPVMVGKKGSL is encoded by the coding sequence ATGAATCAGGCCGCCGAAAAACTGACGTCCACCAGCAGTTCTCCACGCTCGACGGGCACCGTTCGCCTCAAGGTCGAGGACGGGGGGCTGCGCTCTCGTCGCGTGGCGGTGCAGCGCCGCCGCGACTGGAACGAGCGCGCCGTGCGGTCCCTGAACCTCGCGGTCGCTGCGATCGGCCTCGTGCTCACCGCACCGCTGCAGCTGGTGATCGCGATTCTGGTGAAGATGTCGTCGCCGGGCCCGGTCTTCTACACCCAGGACCGGGTCGGCATCGACCGGCGCCGGGGCGAGCCCACGCCCGAGCAGCTCTCCCGCCGGATTCAGGACCACGGCGGCCGCCTCTTTCGGATCTACAAGTTCCGCACGATGCGTCCCGCTGCGCCGACCGCCAACCAGGTGTGGGCCGCGGAGAACGACCCCCGGATCACGAAGATCGGAGGGATTCTCCGCAAGTACCGGCTCGACGAGCTCCCGCAGCTGTGGAACGTGCTCAAGGGTGACATGAACATCGTGGGCCCGCGCCCCGAGCAGCCGGAGATCTTCAAGAACCTCCGCGACCAGGTGGACGCCTACCCGCGCCGCCAGCGCGTGCTGCCCGGCATCACCGGGCTCGCCCAGGTCAGCCACCACTACGATCGCTCGGTCGACGACGTGCGCACCAAGGTGCGCTACGACCTCGAGTACATCCACCGCCGTTCGCTGGTGGAAGACCTGCGGATCATGGCGCGGACGCTGCCGGTGATGGTGGGCAAGAAGGGCTCGCTCTAG
- a CDS encoding sigma-54 dependent transcriptional regulator, producing MDRQYSVLVVDDDDTLRETVAQYLQSFGFDVTREGRGEKAVELVRRRRFDILVIDLYLPGSSGMDILVEAVERYPESKVVLMTGNPSVESSHRALEAGAFDFLPKPFSATHLEILVDRAVQSIEEDRAAGSAKGVATGTDPDLVESVGDHGLLAESRALKNIVDLARRVARTDASVFITGESGTGKELIAQFIHANSPRRDKPWVPVNCAAIPESLMESEMFGHVEGAFTGANRAKEGLLETASGGSLFLDELAEMPMSIQAKLLRVLQDGVLRRVGSTRTDAVVEVRFIAATNRDPQQAIEDTLLRKDLYYRLRVVPIHIPPLRERPEDIRYLSEHYLDRFWTRHRPGEPVPSLTDGAMSFLVSHDWPGNVRELRNVIEHAVVVAEPGHDMSPSTFDLGAAGDLPIARNGAPVVDRSLFRLDYHSAREEMLANFERDYLAYILREADGNMSSAARMAGVDRTTLYRIMEKRNLRRRDLLEA from the coding sequence CAGTACTCCGTTCTGGTCGTCGACGACGACGATACCCTGCGCGAAACCGTCGCGCAGTACCTCCAGAGCTTCGGCTTCGACGTGACCCGCGAGGGTCGCGGCGAGAAGGCCGTCGAACTGGTCCGTCGTCGGAGGTTCGACATCCTGGTCATCGACCTGTACCTCCCCGGTTCGTCGGGCATGGACATCCTGGTCGAGGCCGTCGAGCGATATCCGGAGAGCAAGGTGGTGCTCATGACCGGCAACCCCTCGGTCGAGTCGTCGCACCGCGCCCTCGAGGCCGGGGCCTTCGACTTCCTGCCGAAGCCGTTCAGTGCCACCCACCTCGAGATTCTGGTGGACCGCGCGGTGCAGTCGATCGAGGAGGACCGCGCGGCGGGCTCCGCGAAGGGCGTGGCGACCGGCACCGACCCCGACCTGGTCGAGTCGGTGGGCGACCACGGCCTGCTGGCCGAGTCGCGGGCGCTGAAGAACATCGTGGATCTCGCGCGGCGCGTGGCCCGCACCGACGCCTCGGTCTTCATCACGGGCGAGAGCGGGACGGGAAAGGAGCTCATCGCCCAGTTCATCCACGCCAACAGCCCGCGGCGCGACAAGCCGTGGGTGCCGGTGAACTGCGCGGCGATTCCGGAGTCCCTGATGGAATCGGAGATGTTCGGACATGTGGAGGGTGCCTTCACCGGCGCCAACCGCGCGAAGGAAGGGCTGCTCGAAACGGCCAGCGGGGGCAGCCTCTTTCTCGACGAGCTCGCCGAGATGCCGATGTCGATCCAGGCGAAGCTGCTCCGCGTGCTCCAGGACGGCGTGCTGCGCCGCGTGGGGAGCACGCGCACCGACGCGGTGGTCGAGGTGCGCTTCATCGCCGCCACCAACCGGGATCCGCAGCAGGCCATCGAGGACACCCTCCTGCGCAAGGATCTCTACTATCGACTCCGCGTGGTGCCGATCCACATCCCGCCCCTGCGCGAGCGTCCTGAAGACATCCGCTACCTGTCGGAGCACTACCTCGACCGGTTCTGGACCCGCCATCGGCCCGGGGAGCCGGTGCCGTCGCTCACCGACGGCGCGATGTCGTTCCTCGTCTCGCACGACTGGCCCGGCAACGTTCGTGAACTTCGCAACGTGATCGAGCACGCGGTGGTCGTGGCCGAGCCCGGACACGACATGTCGCCCTCCACCTTCGACCTTGGCGCCGCCGGTGATCTGCCGATCGCGCGGAACGGGGCGCCCGTCGTCGACCGCAGCCTCTTCCGCCTCGATTACCACTCCGCGCGCGAGGAGATGCTGGCCAACTTCGAGAGGGACTACCTCGCCTACATCCTTCGGGAAGCCGACGGCAACATGAGCAGCGCCGCTCGGATGGCCGGCGTGGATCGCACGACCCTCTACCGGATCATGGAGAAGCGAAACCTCCGGCGGCGGGATCTGCTCGAAGCCTGA